The Amaranthus tricolor cultivar Red isolate AtriRed21 chromosome 2, ASM2621246v1, whole genome shotgun sequence genome contains the following window.
tattctaaattacttcaaatataaaaacatttataaataaatcacttaaaaaatgTTGCTCGAAATTGGGTCTGAAtaacaccatttaatatttgaggcccCTTATATCTAAAGGCCCTAGGCGATTGGCTACCCGACTTGTGATCAAAATCGACAAAAATAACCAGATTTTTAATGTGATCCTACCAAAATATACATGGAGAGTGAGTATTAAGGAACCAactaaattaaaagtttaaactgatagtATATTGTAAAAATTCATGCATGTAAAGTTTCATTTGATCAATTCGATCAAACTAATTAATAACAATCTTCATGCAACACAAAATAACACATACACAATCGATATAACATAAAATGAATAAAGTGCATAACATAATGTTACATCTTtgcatttttaaaattttgtttctgaaaacaataatgaaaaaacATTTTGAACCCtattagtttttcttttttttttttaagcaacAATGCTTATCAAGTCACAAATAAAGAGCAACAAAATAGAATTAGCAAATTAAACTCGATGATTAAGTGAGAATAGTTGTCAACTATGCTCAATGACGTTGCTTAATTATAATGCTCGCGATTTAATGATATCAAAGCTCATTTCACTTGGATCTGTTGCTTGTAATTCAACTTGAATCCCATCAAGTTCTCTCTTGAACCTATCCTTTGAGCTTGCATACACCATCTTCATTCTTACCCTTGATGTGTCTGGAGAcctatttttaatgtaaatgttattcatttttgaataaataaacaataacattttattattacAATGTCATTAAACAATTCATGTGTCAAGGAATCATCTCAGCCTGAAGCTGAAGCTAATGGTTGTGGCTCTAGAATATggtatatatactctaacatagtTTCTCCTCAAATCTGACGAGAAATAATCCACTTTTAATGAGGAAAGGGTGTGATGCAAACTAAGACATCTTATTACGTTGGTTTCAAATACCTTTCAAGACATCAATTCAACctaaaatttaagttgatggttgtaactccaaaatatataatatactctaACATCTTCCTAGGCAGGATTTTAAGAGGTCTAGCTAATAGAAACAATATTTTTGTATAGAAACAAGTTGATAGATTATATAGCATATATTAAGGCTCCTACCATAAGATTAATTTTTAGGATAAAATGGAATTTTGAGATGATATTAGATACTTAAGTTATGAGTTTaagtctcatttatttttccttttaagtAAATTTATTAGCATGAACTTTGAAAGAGATTTGAACTCATAGCATATTTTCGGACTTCAATTACAATCTTAAGAACTTTGGTTGAGATAATATTTTGACAAAGAAGTGAAACAATCTCAAGCAACACTCTTGGTAGTTGGTATGGTAATATGATAGCGTACATAATATATCCTAAAGTCTCAACCGCGTGATGTATAGAGTGTATACtttatcaaaacaataatagttCTAGACTATTAGCTTTAGGGTGTTAGTCTAGATAGTTCTAGGAtatcatagaattttttttacttacttCTTGATACATTACTctctagatttttctagattacatTATTTAACAAATATATCCTAAAGTCTCAACCGCGTGATGTATAGAGTGTATACTTTATCAAAACAATACATGTGTTTTGCTTTTTGAAGCCCTAGTGGGGAcgtatttaagaaattaatactATAGTATGGACCGAACATTTCCCTCCACATAGGTGTTGGTAAAGTCGACATCTACTCTGTGTTCATATAAATAGTGTTTTTAATCAAATCAGTCAAGCAGGCCTATGCCGAGCATTAGATACATAAATTTATAATCAACGtacgtaaataaaaattaaaaagagcgAGAATGAATCGAGCAGTGAAAAGATACGTACCAGGCAATGAAGAAGATCTTACTCTTCTGGCAGTTCTCATCGGTGGTGAAATCGAAGTCGAAAACGGCATAACGACATTCATCAGCAGGCAAAGAGTTGGTAAAATCATCGTAGGTCTCATCTGGCATCCCAAACTTATCAACCACCACTTGTTGGCCTTCAATCTTAAAGGTAATAAATCGGTATGATCTTTTTGCTTTTAGCTCTTGAAACTTTAGCTTACACTCATCATCCACAGCCATTCCTGACGCAGCGTTCgcctattgttttttttattatcatatatgTAACACAACATATATAATTAGCATTCTAAGTTTATatatggttagaatatataatatattttcgaGCCTCAACtataattagcttaaacttttgattaagtTTCTTTACATGGTATTAGAGTCAACGTCATAAGAAGTCACGAATTCAAATCTCAACTACCCCTAACTCATTTAATGTGGAATATTTAACGTTAGGTTTGAGAAATGCTTGTGTTGCATCCACCCTTCTAGAccaagggctctcgtgtgaagaggcgtgttagagtatatagcatatcctgggacctcaaccatcaatttaagcttttggttgagttggtctgtgacatatactatatatatatgattaaatgACATTATACAAAATGTATTACTTCTTTCGttatgaaatacttgttacattacAACTATTGAGACTATTCATCATTCgagcttattttatttattgcgGCTAAATGTGTAAGAAAAcatatagtcaaatgaaattttttttgagtttaattgcatacttttataaaattaactttttagaatttttagtataaacaatatatataatcaaataaaaaattaaattacgtaaaatgtcaaat
Protein-coding sequences here:
- the LOC130806163 gene encoding actin-depolymerizing factor 7, producing the protein MANAASGMAVDDECKLKFQELKAKRSYRFITFKIEGQQVVVDKFGMPDETYDDFTNSLPADECRYAVFDFDFTTDENCQKSKIFFIAWSPDTSRVRMKMVYASSKDRFKRELDGIQVELQATDPSEMSFDIIKSRAL